In a genomic window of Streptomyces koelreuteriae:
- a CDS encoding maltokinase N-terminal cap-like domain-containing protein, giving the protein MPKTASLRPGLTRMSEPMESLGALLRDWLPRQRWFAGKDRPVTELGLLSMTELFPGCLHLLVHATHAGHTGVPSPGGAPPAGDCYQLLLGVREHPAPRLGRALIGQVQDGPLAGLTVYDALHDPRSAQLLLDRLRQPGTAGPLRFDCDPDQRVPAGLVPRLLDAEQSNSSLVYGDEYILKIFRRIQPGVNPDLEVPGALARQGCHRVPAPVAWFQMNHPFKATLGVLQPYLRDASDGWTLALHALAAGDDFTLQARALGAATADVHLALASAFPVGAPGENGLTASAMTERLDAAAHCVPALQPFVPGLRTAFAALTTCDPGPPAQRIHGDLHLGQVLRAGREWFVIDFEGEPSRPLSERRSAHSPVRDIAGMLRSFDYAARQRRPWRPEWARRCREAYCAGYAARAGWDPRKKHGLLRAYETDRAVYEVLYEARHRPDWLPVPMAAIERLAVRGD; this is encoded by the coding sequence ATGCCGAAGACCGCATCCCTGCGCCCGGGCCTCACCCGCATGTCCGAGCCCATGGAGTCGCTCGGCGCCCTGCTGCGCGACTGGCTGCCCCGCCAGCGCTGGTTCGCGGGCAAGGACCGGCCCGTCACGGAGCTCGGCCTGCTGTCGATGACCGAGCTGTTCCCGGGCTGTCTGCACCTGCTGGTCCACGCCACGCACGCCGGGCACACGGGAGTGCCCTCGCCGGGCGGCGCTCCCCCGGCCGGCGACTGCTACCAGCTCCTGCTCGGCGTACGGGAACACCCGGCACCGCGCCTCGGCCGGGCGCTCATCGGGCAGGTGCAGGACGGGCCGCTGGCCGGTCTGACGGTCTACGACGCGCTGCACGATCCCCGTTCGGCCCAGCTGCTCCTGGACCGGCTGCGGCAGCCCGGCACCGCCGGACCGCTGCGCTTCGACTGCGACCCGGACCAGCGGGTGCCCGCCGGACTGGTGCCGCGGCTGCTCGACGCGGAGCAGTCCAACTCCTCGCTGGTGTACGGCGACGAGTACATCCTGAAGATCTTCCGGCGCATCCAGCCGGGCGTGAACCCGGACCTGGAGGTGCCCGGGGCGCTGGCCCGCCAGGGCTGCCACCGGGTCCCCGCGCCCGTGGCCTGGTTCCAGATGAACCATCCCTTCAAGGCCACGCTCGGTGTGCTCCAGCCGTATCTGCGGGACGCCTCCGACGGCTGGACACTGGCGCTGCACGCCCTGGCCGCCGGGGACGACTTCACCCTCCAGGCCCGGGCGCTCGGCGCGGCCACGGCGGATGTGCACCTCGCGCTGGCGTCGGCCTTCCCGGTCGGCGCGCCCGGGGAGAACGGGCTTACGGCGTCGGCGATGACCGAGCGGCTGGACGCCGCCGCCCACTGCGTGCCCGCGCTCCAGCCGTTCGTGCCGGGCCTGCGGACCGCTTTCGCCGCCCTCACCACCTGCGACCCCGGGCCGCCCGCGCAGCGCATCCACGGCGATCTGCACCTCGGCCAGGTGCTGCGGGCCGGGCGCGAGTGGTTCGTCATCGACTTCGAGGGCGAGCCGTCCCGGCCGCTCTCCGAACGGCGCAGCGCCCACTCCCCCGTGCGGGACATCGCCGGGATGCTGCGCTCCTTCGACTACGCCGCCCGGCAGCGCCGCCCCTGGCGCCCGGAGTGGGCGCGGCGCTGCCGCGAGGCCTACTGCGCGGGCTATGCCGCCCGCGCCGGCTGGGATCCGCGCAAGAAACACGGACTGCTCCGCGCCTATGAGACGGACCGGGCCGTGTACGAGGTGCTGTACGAGGCACGGCACCGCCCCGACTGGCTGCCTGTACCGATGGCGGCGATCGAGCGCCTCGCTGTGAGAGGAGACTGA
- the treS gene encoding maltose alpha-D-glucosyltransferase yields the protein MTVNEPVLDTFEDTPVRDRDPEWFKRAVFYEVLVRSFQDSNGDGVGDLKGLTAKLDYLQWLGVDCLWLPPFFKSPLRDGGYDVSDYTAVLPEFGDLADFVEFVDAAHQRGMRVIIDFVMNHTSDEHAWFQESRKDPDGPYGDYYMWADDDKGYPDARIIFVDTETSNWTYDPVRGQYFFHRFFSHQPDLNYENPRVQEEILAALKFWLDLGIDGFRLDAVPYLYAAEGTNCENLPASHTFLKRVRKEIDAQYPDTVLLAEANQWPEDVVDYFGDFAKGGDECHMAFHFPVMPRIFMAVRRESRYPVSEILAKTPAIPANCQWGIFLRNHDELTLEMVTDEERDYMWAEYAKDPRMRANIGIRRRLAPLLDNDRHSIELFTALLLALPGSPILYYGDEIGMGDNIWLGDRDAVRTPMQWTPDRNAGFSTCDPGRLFLPAIMDPVYGHQVTNVEASMSSPSSLLHWTHRMIEIRKQNPAFGLGTYTELPSSNPAVLAFLREYEDDLVLCVNNFARFAQPTELDLREFAGRHPVELFGGVRFPAIGELPYLLTLGGHGFYWFRLTRVASRIGRRL from the coding sequence ATGACCGTGAACGAGCCCGTGCTGGACACCTTCGAGGACACCCCCGTCAGGGACCGGGACCCGGAGTGGTTCAAGCGCGCCGTCTTCTACGAGGTGCTCGTCCGCTCGTTCCAGGACAGCAACGGCGACGGTGTCGGAGACCTGAAAGGCCTGACCGCCAAGCTGGACTACCTCCAGTGGCTCGGCGTCGACTGCCTGTGGCTGCCGCCGTTCTTCAAGTCCCCGCTCCGCGACGGCGGCTACGACGTCTCCGACTACACGGCCGTCCTCCCCGAGTTCGGCGACCTCGCCGACTTCGTGGAGTTCGTGGACGCCGCCCACCAGCGCGGCATGCGCGTGATCATCGACTTCGTCATGAACCACACCAGTGACGAGCACGCGTGGTTCCAGGAGTCGAGGAAGGACCCGGACGGGCCCTACGGCGACTACTACATGTGGGCCGACGACGACAAGGGTTATCCGGACGCCCGGATCATCTTCGTCGACACGGAGACGTCGAACTGGACGTACGACCCGGTGCGCGGCCAGTACTTCTTCCACCGCTTCTTCTCGCACCAGCCCGACCTCAACTACGAGAACCCGCGCGTCCAGGAGGAGATCCTGGCCGCGCTGAAGTTCTGGCTGGACCTGGGCATCGACGGCTTCCGGCTGGACGCGGTGCCGTATCTGTACGCGGCGGAGGGCACCAACTGCGAGAACCTGCCCGCCTCCCACACGTTCCTCAAGCGGGTGCGCAAGGAGATCGACGCGCAGTACCCGGACACGGTGCTGCTCGCCGAGGCCAACCAGTGGCCCGAGGACGTCGTCGACTATTTCGGCGACTTCGCCAAGGGCGGCGACGAGTGCCACATGGCCTTCCACTTCCCGGTCATGCCGCGCATCTTCATGGCCGTGCGCCGTGAGTCGCGCTACCCGGTGTCGGAAATCCTGGCGAAGACCCCGGCCATCCCCGCGAACTGCCAGTGGGGCATCTTCCTGCGCAACCACGACGAGCTGACGCTGGAGATGGTCACCGACGAAGAGCGCGACTACATGTGGGCCGAGTACGCCAAGGACCCCCGCATGCGCGCCAACATCGGCATCCGCAGGCGCCTCGCCCCCCTGCTCGACAACGACCGGCACTCGATCGAGCTGTTCACCGCGCTGCTGCTGGCCCTGCCCGGCTCGCCGATCCTCTACTACGGCGACGAGATCGGCATGGGCGACAACATCTGGCTCGGCGACCGGGACGCCGTCCGGACCCCCATGCAGTGGACCCCGGACCGCAACGCCGGGTTCTCCACCTGCGACCCGGGCCGCCTCTTCCTCCCGGCGATCATGGACCCGGTCTACGGCCACCAGGTGACCAATGTCGAGGCGTCGATGTCCTCGCCGTCCTCGCTGCTGCACTGGACCCACCGCATGATCGAGATCCGCAAGCAGAACCCCGCCTTCGGACTCGGCACCTACACCGAACTGCCCTCCTCCAACCCGGCGGTGCTGGCGTTCCTGCGCGAGTACGAGGACGACCTGGTGCTGTGCGTGAACAACTTCGCGCGGTTCGCGCAGCCCACCGAACTCGATCTGCGCGAGTTCGCCGGGCGGCATCCGGTGGAGCTGTTCGGCGGGGTGCGCTTCCCGGCCATCGGCGAGCTGCCGTATCTGCTGACCCTCGGGGGTCACGGCTTCTACTGGTTCCGGCTCACCCGAGTCGCATCCCGCATCGGACGGCGACTGTGA
- a CDS encoding alpha-1,4-glucan--maltose-1-phosphate maltosyltransferase, with protein MSRTRAIGRIPVRDVRPAVESGNRPAKAVVGETFEVTATVFREGHDAVAANVVLKDPEGRPGPWTPMRELAPGSDRWGAEVTADAVGRWSYRVQAWSDPVATWRRAADIKVPAGIDPGLVLEEGADLYERAAAGVPKNDGRGVLLGAARTLRDDSLPPPARLAAALTPEVDEVLARHPLRDLVTTSEPLPLLVERERALYGSWYEFFPRSEGTREQPHGTFRTAARRLPAIAAMGFDVVYLPPIHPIGTTFRKGKNNTLSPGPDDVGVPWAIGSPEGGHDAVHPALGTLEDFTWFVDQARDLGMEVALDFALQCSPDHPWVQKHPEWFHHRPDGTIAYAENPPKKYQDIYPIAFDADMDGLIAETVRILRHWMDTGVRIFRVDNPHTKPVVFWERVIADINRTDPDVIFLAEAFTRPAMMATLAQIGFQQSYTYFTWRNTKQELTDYLTELSGEAASYMRPNFFANTPDILHAYLQNGGRPAFEVRAVLAATLSPTWGIYSGYELCENTPLKEGSEEYLHSEKYQLTRRDWEAAEREGRSITRLLTRLNTIRREHPALCRLRNLRFHHTDNDSLIAYSKRTGNDVVLVVANLDPHHAQEATVSLDMPRLGLDWHESVPVRDELTGETYLWSRNNYVRLEPGRAPAHVFHVLSPPAAQAIGGTGTS; from the coding sequence ATGAGTAGGACCCGGGCCATCGGCCGTATCCCGGTACGGGATGTCCGACCGGCCGTGGAGAGCGGCAACAGGCCGGCGAAGGCGGTCGTGGGAGAGACGTTCGAGGTCACCGCCACCGTGTTCCGGGAGGGGCACGACGCGGTGGCCGCCAATGTGGTGCTCAAGGACCCCGAGGGCCGCCCCGGACCGTGGACGCCGATGCGGGAGCTGGCCCCGGGCAGCGACCGCTGGGGCGCCGAGGTCACCGCCGACGCGGTCGGCCGCTGGTCGTACCGGGTGCAGGCCTGGAGCGATCCGGTGGCCACCTGGCGCCGGGCGGCGGACATCAAGGTGCCGGCGGGCATCGACCCGGGCCTGGTCCTGGAGGAGGGCGCCGACCTCTACGAGCGGGCGGCGGCGGGCGTGCCGAAGAACGACGGCCGCGGTGTGCTGCTGGGCGCGGCGCGGACCCTGCGCGACGACTCACTGCCCCCTCCGGCACGGCTTGCCGCTGCGTTGACGCCAGAGGTGGACGAGGTACTGGCCCGCCATCCCCTCCGGGACCTGGTCACCACCTCCGAGCCCCTGCCCCTGCTCGTGGAGCGCGAGCGGGCCCTGTACGGCTCCTGGTACGAGTTCTTCCCCCGCTCCGAAGGCACCCGCGAGCAGCCGCACGGCACGTTCCGCACCGCGGCCCGGCGCCTCCCGGCGATCGCCGCGATGGGCTTCGACGTCGTCTACCTGCCCCCGATCCACCCGATCGGCACGACCTTCCGCAAGGGCAAGAACAACACCCTCTCCCCCGGCCCCGACGACGTCGGCGTGCCCTGGGCGATCGGCTCCCCCGAGGGCGGCCACGACGCCGTCCACCCCGCCCTGGGCACCCTGGAGGACTTCACCTGGTTCGTCGACCAGGCCCGGGACCTGGGCATGGAGGTGGCCCTCGACTTCGCGTTGCAGTGCTCGCCGGACCACCCCTGGGTGCAGAAGCACCCTGAGTGGTTCCACCACCGCCCCGACGGCACCATCGCCTACGCCGAGAACCCGCCGAAGAAGTACCAGGACATCTACCCCATCGCCTTCGACGCCGACATGGACGGCCTCATCGCCGAGACCGTGCGCATCCTGCGGCACTGGATGGACACCGGCGTGCGGATCTTCCGCGTGGACAACCCGCACACCAAGCCGGTCGTCTTCTGGGAGCGGGTCATCGCGGACATCAACCGCACCGACCCGGACGTGATCTTCCTGGCCGAGGCCTTCACCCGCCCGGCGATGATGGCCACCCTGGCCCAGATCGGCTTCCAGCAGTCCTACACCTACTTCACCTGGCGCAACACCAAGCAGGAACTGACCGACTACCTCACCGAACTCTCCGGCGAAGCCGCCTCCTACATGCGGCCGAACTTCTTCGCCAACACCCCCGACATCCTGCACGCCTACCTCCAGAACGGCGGACGCCCCGCCTTCGAGGTCCGGGCCGTCCTCGCCGCGACCCTCTCCCCGACCTGGGGCATCTACTCCGGCTACGAACTCTGCGAGAACACCCCGCTCAAGGAAGGCAGCGAGGAGTACCTCCACTCGGAGAAGTACCAGCTCACCCGCCGCGACTGGGAAGCGGCCGAGCGCGAGGGACGCAGCATCACCCGGCTGCTGACCAGGCTCAACACCATCCGGCGGGAACACCCGGCGCTGTGCCGGCTCAGGAATCTCCGCTTCCACCACACCGACAACGACTCCCTCATCGCGTACAGCAAGCGCACGGGGAACGACGTCGTCCTGGTGGTCGCCAACCTCGACCCCCACCACGCCCAGGAGGCGACGGTCTCGCTGGACATGCCGCGACTCGGCCTGGACTGGCACGAGTCGGTGCCGGTGCGCGACGAGCTCACCGGCGAGACCTACCTCTGGAGCAGGAACAACTACGTGCGTCTCGAGCCGGGGCGGGCTCCCGCGCACGTCTTCCACGTCCTGTCACCGCCCGCCGCGCAAGCGATCGGAGGGACAGGAACGTCATGA
- a CDS encoding DUF5133 domain-containing protein: MLLPAKAEVARQLRRYRAWERVMLAAPNDRTVRTTFEDSGYTLCVLMGKRCAREAADAAERYLRTNQLTYLQEQQVTCLQEQNERPRPATAVRRRPAAAERRYPAGR; encoded by the coding sequence ATGCTGCTACCCGCCAAAGCCGAAGTCGCCCGGCAGTTGCGGCGTTACCGGGCCTGGGAACGCGTGATGCTCGCGGCACCCAACGATCGCACGGTGCGGACCACGTTCGAGGACTCCGGCTACACGCTCTGCGTGCTGATGGGCAAGCGCTGCGCGCGGGAGGCGGCGGACGCGGCCGAGCGGTATCTGCGGACCAACCAGCTCACCTATCTGCAGGAGCAGCAGGTCACCTGTCTGCAGGAACAGAACGAACGCCCCCGTCCGGCGACCGCGGTACGACGAAGACCAGCGGCGGCGGAGCGGCGGTACCCGGCGGGAAGGTGA
- a CDS encoding pep a2: protein MKTAVPCYYHLDVEVSPERVGQVSRILAAHLKFWDLDNLIQPVCGGAEMLLEAIDEHATDKNTSIEMWWNGQHLITAIGDNDRALRPDQELRGCLEHLAAMSDGWGCCATETGSKVIWFSQRARAGERVPLVPTAPAPRVSEGLDVPREVRVAQLAGPAGAPDEVLEEAR from the coding sequence ATGAAGACCGCAGTGCCCTGCTACTACCACCTCGACGTGGAAGTCAGCCCGGAACGGGTGGGACAGGTCAGCCGCATTCTGGCCGCTCACCTGAAGTTCTGGGATCTGGACAACCTGATCCAGCCCGTCTGCGGCGGTGCCGAGATGCTGCTCGAGGCCATCGACGAACACGCCACGGACAAGAACACCTCGATCGAGATGTGGTGGAACGGGCAGCACCTGATCACCGCCATCGGGGACAACGACCGCGCCCTGCGCCCCGACCAGGAACTGCGAGGCTGCCTGGAGCACCTCGCGGCGATGAGCGACGGCTGGGGCTGCTGCGCCACCGAGACCGGCAGCAAGGTCATCTGGTTCTCGCAGCGCGCCCGCGCCGGCGAACGCGTCCCGCTGGTGCCGACCGCGCCGGCCCCCCGCGTCAGCGAGGGCCTCGACGTGCCCCGCGAGGTGCGCGTCGCACAACTGGCCGGCCCCGCCGGTGCCCCGGACGAGGTCCTGGAGGAAGCCCGGTGA
- the glgX gene encoding glycogen debranching protein GlgX, with the protein MTRRRNRTGASAWSGRPYPLGASYDGEGTNFALFSEVAERVELVLVDDDGTHTQVPLAEVDGFVWHGYLPGVGPGTRYGYRVHGPWAPAAGHRCNPAKLLLDPYARAVDGQIDNHPSLHERNPDGPDPADSAGHTMLGVVTDPAFDWGDDRPPSRAYADTVIYETHVKGFTRTHPGVPAELRGTYAGLAHPAAVEHLTSLGVTAVELMPVHQFVQDGVLQGRDLANYWGYNTIGFFAPHNAYAAHGTRGQQVAEFKSMVKTLHAAGLEVILDVVYNHTAEGNEKGPTLSFRGIDNCSYYRLVDGDWEHYYDTTGTGNSLLMRHPYVLQLIMDSLRYWVTEMHVDGFRFDLAATLARQFHEVDRLSAFFDLIQQDPVISRVKLIAEPWDVGEGGYQVGNFPPLWSEWNGMYRDAVRDFWRGEDHTLGEYASRLTGSSDLYAHSRRRPRASVNFVTAHDGFTLRDLVSYNDKHNEANGEDNQDGENTNRSWNCGAEGPTRDPAVRELRTRMQRNLLATLLLSQGIPMLSHGDELGRTQRGNNNAYCQDNEISWIDWRLTDEQRDLLAFTRYVIRLRTAHPVLRRRRFFLGETLTRADQPLPDLVWLAPDAQEMTDDDWQRGDAHSVGVFLNGDAIAEPDPRGRPVVDDSFLLLTNSHWEPVDFRLPDAAYGERWTALIDTADPEGTPDETEHKASTGLTVGARSLVLLSRPSRKTG; encoded by the coding sequence GTGACCCGTCGGCGGAACAGGACAGGGGCGTCCGCCTGGAGCGGGCGCCCCTATCCGCTGGGCGCGTCCTACGACGGGGAGGGCACCAACTTCGCCCTCTTCAGCGAGGTCGCCGAGCGGGTCGAGCTGGTCCTCGTCGACGACGACGGCACCCACACCCAGGTGCCGCTGGCCGAGGTCGACGGCTTCGTATGGCACGGCTACCTCCCCGGCGTCGGCCCCGGCACCCGGTACGGCTACCGCGTGCACGGCCCGTGGGCCCCGGCCGCCGGCCACCGCTGCAACCCGGCGAAGCTTCTGCTAGACCCGTACGCCCGCGCCGTGGACGGTCAGATCGACAACCACCCCTCGCTCCACGAGCGGAACCCGGACGGCCCCGACCCGGCCGACAGCGCCGGGCACACCATGCTCGGCGTGGTGACCGACCCGGCCTTCGACTGGGGCGACGACCGCCCGCCCAGCCGTGCCTACGCCGACACGGTGATCTACGAGACCCACGTCAAGGGCTTCACACGCACCCACCCCGGGGTGCCCGCCGAGCTCCGCGGCACCTACGCCGGACTGGCCCACCCCGCGGCCGTCGAGCACCTCACCTCGCTCGGCGTCACGGCCGTCGAGCTGATGCCGGTCCACCAGTTCGTCCAGGACGGCGTGCTCCAGGGCCGCGACCTCGCCAACTACTGGGGCTACAACACCATCGGCTTCTTCGCCCCGCACAACGCCTACGCCGCGCACGGCACCCGAGGCCAGCAGGTCGCCGAGTTCAAGTCGATGGTGAAGACCCTGCACGCGGCCGGGCTCGAAGTGATCCTCGACGTCGTCTACAACCACACCGCCGAGGGCAACGAGAAGGGCCCCACCCTGTCCTTCCGGGGCATCGACAACTGCTCGTACTACCGTCTGGTCGACGGCGACTGGGAGCACTACTACGACACCACCGGCACCGGCAACAGCCTGCTGATGCGCCACCCCTACGTACTCCAGCTGATCATGGACTCGCTGCGGTACTGGGTCACCGAGATGCATGTCGACGGCTTCCGCTTCGACCTCGCGGCCACGCTGGCCCGGCAGTTCCACGAGGTGGACCGGCTGTCGGCGTTCTTCGACCTCATCCAGCAGGACCCGGTGATCAGCCGCGTCAAGCTGATCGCCGAGCCGTGGGACGTCGGCGAGGGCGGCTACCAGGTGGGCAACTTCCCGCCGCTGTGGTCGGAGTGGAACGGCATGTACCGCGACGCCGTCCGCGACTTCTGGCGGGGCGAGGATCACACGCTCGGAGAGTACGCCTCACGGCTCACCGGCTCCTCCGACCTCTACGCCCACAGCAGGCGCCGGCCCCGCGCCAGCGTCAACTTCGTCACCGCGCACGACGGTTTCACCCTGCGCGACCTCGTCTCCTACAACGACAAGCACAACGAGGCCAACGGCGAGGACAACCAGGACGGCGAGAACACCAACCGCTCCTGGAACTGCGGCGCCGAGGGCCCCACCCGCGACCCGGCCGTACGGGAACTGCGCACCCGCATGCAGCGCAACCTCCTCGCCACCCTGCTGCTCTCCCAGGGCATCCCGATGCTCTCCCACGGCGACGAACTCGGACGCACCCAGCGCGGCAACAACAACGCCTACTGCCAGGACAACGAGATCTCCTGGATCGACTGGCGGCTCACCGACGAACAGCGCGACCTGCTGGCGTTCACCCGGTACGTCATCCGGCTGCGCACCGCGCACCCCGTGCTGCGCCGGCGCCGCTTCTTCCTGGGCGAGACCCTCACCCGCGCGGACCAGCCGCTGCCCGACCTGGTGTGGCTGGCGCCCGACGCCCAGGAGATGACCGACGACGACTGGCAGCGCGGCGACGCGCACTCGGTCGGCGTCTTCCTCAACGGCGACGCCATCGCCGAACCCGATCCCCGCGGCCGGCCCGTCGTCGACGACTCCTTCCTGCTGCTGACCAACAGCCACTGGGAGCCGGTGGACTTCCGCCTGCCGGACGCCGCCTACGGCGAGCGCTGGACGGCGCTGATCGACACCGCCGACCCGGAGGGCACCCCCGACGAGACGGAGCACAAGGCGAGCACGGGCCTCACCGTCGGTGCGCGCAGCCTGGTCCTGCTGTCCCGGCCGTCCCGGAAGACCGGCTGA
- a CDS encoding VOC family protein codes for MNHDMPAPSGTKDVVSSHSVVGAPCWVSLTSRDVKATEEFYSAVLGWQWRPAKLGDRHRIALADGSPVAGIAGVATMWQMAVAWTPYFAVRSADEAVARVQERMGTTAVGPISLPPGRAALLADRDGATFGIWEGDLFTDWETWRNAQPVFITLHTRDAFDAAIFYGEVLDWATQRTGGCEVHYEGGEVVLRSGGDVVARIESGALESAPDPTIRPHWQVHFTVDDVEACARTAELHGGSVLSKGGDEAVLRDHDGAQFTVTSRRGR; via the coding sequence ATGAACCACGACATGCCCGCCCCGTCCGGCACGAAGGACGTCGTCTCATCACACTCCGTGGTCGGCGCGCCCTGTTGGGTGAGCCTGACCAGCCGGGACGTCAAGGCGACGGAGGAGTTCTACAGTGCCGTGCTGGGCTGGCAGTGGCGGCCGGCCAAGCTGGGCGACCGGCACCGGATCGCGCTGGCGGACGGCTCGCCGGTGGCCGGGATCGCGGGCGTGGCGACCATGTGGCAGATGGCGGTGGCGTGGACGCCGTACTTCGCCGTGCGCAGCGCGGACGAGGCGGTGGCGCGCGTCCAGGAACGCATGGGCACCACCGCCGTCGGGCCGATCTCCCTGCCGCCCGGGCGGGCGGCGCTGCTCGCGGACCGGGACGGGGCGACCTTCGGGATCTGGGAGGGCGACCTGTTCACCGACTGGGAGACCTGGCGCAACGCGCAGCCGGTCTTCATCACGCTGCACACGCGTGACGCCTTCGACGCGGCCATCTTCTACGGCGAGGTCCTCGACTGGGCGACACAGCGCACCGGCGGCTGCGAGGTCCACTACGAGGGCGGGGAGGTCGTGCTGCGCAGCGGCGGTGACGTGGTGGCACGGATCGAGTCGGGGGCGCTGGAGTCGGCCCCCGACCCGACGATCCGGCCGCACTGGCAGGTCCACTTCACCGTCGACGACGTGGAGGCCTGTGCCCGCACGGCGGAGCTGCACGGCGGCAGTGTGCTGTCCAAGGGCGGGGACGAGGCCGTGCTGCGCGACCACGACGGCGCCCAGTTCACGGTGACCTCGCGCCGGGGCCGCTGA